A window from Microcoleus sp. AS-A8 encodes these proteins:
- a CDS encoding DevA family ABC transporter ATP-binding protein translates to MLPKPVIAIKNLNHYFGQGKLRKQALFEINLEIYPGEIVIMTGPSGSGKTTLLTMAGGLRAAQEGSLQVLGQELCGATQNQLVQVRRNIGYIFQAHNLLKSLTAQQNVQMSLELHNDIPVKDMPALAAQMLEAVGLGNRINYYPEDLSGGQKQRVAIARALVSHPKIVLADEPTAALDKKSGRDVVELMQHLAKEQGCTILMVTHDNRILDVADRIVHMEDGCLASDSSLERSNQESLAVASS, encoded by the coding sequence ATGTTGCCAAAACCAGTGATCGCCATTAAAAATCTCAACCACTACTTTGGTCAAGGAAAACTACGCAAACAAGCATTATTTGAGATCAACCTAGAAATTTATCCCGGTGAAATTGTCATCATGACCGGGCCATCAGGTTCAGGAAAAACCACCCTACTCACGATGGCAGGTGGTTTGCGAGCAGCACAAGAAGGTAGCCTTCAAGTATTAGGTCAAGAGCTATGCGGAGCAACCCAAAATCAACTCGTTCAGGTGCGTCGTAACATTGGCTACATTTTTCAAGCCCACAATTTACTAAAGAGCCTAACCGCGCAACAAAACGTACAGATGTCGCTGGAATTGCATAACGACATTCCCGTGAAAGATATGCCAGCCTTAGCGGCTCAAATGCTAGAGGCAGTGGGGTTGGGAAATCGCATCAATTACTATCCAGAGGACTTATCTGGAGGGCAAAAACAACGAGTTGCGATCGCACGCGCTCTCGTGAGTCATCCCAAAATAGTATTAGCCGACGAACCCACTGCCGCACTAGATAAAAAATCCGGTCGCGATGTGGTTGAACTGATGCAGCATCTAGCCAAAGAGCAAGGCTGCACCATTTTGATGGTGACTCACGATAATCGGATTCTGGATGTAGCCGATCGCATTGTCCACATGGAGGATGGGTGTTTAGCGTCAGATTCTAGCTTGGAGCGATCGAATCAGGAGAGCCTAGCGGTTGCTTCAAGCTAG
- a CDS encoding roadblock/LC7 domain-containing protein, with product MAINSQKIGYVLQSFVTTTADVQGAALVTPDGLPLASSLPSGMDDERVSAMSAAMLSLGERIGKELARGDIDRIYVEGNEGFSILTKCDEEAVFIVLASKAAKQGVLMLEIKRSVAELKLLLL from the coding sequence ATGGCGATTAATTCTCAAAAAATCGGTTACGTCCTCCAAAGCTTTGTAACGACAACCGCTGATGTTCAAGGCGCAGCATTAGTAACTCCTGACGGGTTACCCTTGGCGTCAAGCTTGCCCAGTGGGATGGATGATGAACGAGTTTCAGCTATGTCTGCTGCCATGCTGTCTTTGGGTGAGCGCATCGGCAAAGAACTTGCTAGAGGTGATATTGACCGCATCTATGTGGAGGGCAATGAAGGCTTTAGTATTCTAACTAAATGTGATGAAGAGGCCGTATTTATTGTTCTTGCAAGCAAGGCGGCAAAACAGGGAGTTTTGATGTTAGAAATTAAGCGAAGCGTCGCTGAACTTAAGTTGCTTTTGCTGTAA
- a CDS encoding ATP/GTP-binding protein — MKTLRLVVAGTPGAGKSTFVRTISDIEVVDTDRAATDETSLLKPKTTVAFDYGRFVFGSILEVQIYGTPGQSRFNFMWDFLIQRAHTYILLVAAHRPNDFHYARQILLFMNQRVQIPMLIGITHSDCPGACATDEIMARLGFMNDKNRPPVLKVNPTERGSVVEAVMGSMALLVAQQNVPQSANKGEPSPSSQPKTKAPYQFPLSNFSRGR, encoded by the coding sequence ATGAAAACATTACGTTTAGTAGTAGCAGGAACTCCAGGGGCTGGCAAGTCTACTTTTGTACGGACAATTAGTGATATTGAAGTGGTAGACACAGACCGTGCTGCAACCGATGAAACATCTCTATTAAAGCCAAAGACCACTGTAGCTTTCGACTATGGTCGGTTTGTGTTTGGTTCTATTCTGGAAGTCCAAATTTACGGTACTCCTGGTCAATCTCGCTTTAATTTCATGTGGGATTTTTTGATTCAGAGAGCTCACACCTATATTCTTTTAGTAGCCGCGCATCGACCCAATGATTTTCACTATGCTCGTCAGATTCTTCTGTTTATGAATCAACGAGTACAGATTCCGATGCTCATTGGTATTACTCATAGCGATTGTCCAGGGGCTTGTGCCACAGATGAGATTATGGCTCGGTTAGGCTTCATGAATGATAAAAATCGTCCGCCAGTCTTGAAAGTTAATCCTACAGAACGAGGCTCAGTCGTGGAAGCCGTCATGGGGTCGATGGCTCTGTTGGTGGCTCAGCAGAATGTGCCTCAATCGGCAAACAAAGGAGAACCCAGTCCATCGTCTCAGCCTAAAACAAAGGCTCCCTATCAATTTCCTCTGTCGAACTTCTCACGAGGTCGGTAA
- a CDS encoding roadblock/LC7 domain-containing protein, with amino-acid sequence MAINSQKLGNILQNFVSQTADVQGAAMVTPDGLPLASSLPGGMDDERVSAMSAAMLSLGERIGKELARGDIDRIYVEGDEGFSILTSCGEDAVFLVLASKAAKQGVLMLEIKRALAELKPVLS; translated from the coding sequence ATGGCTATCAATTCTCAAAAATTGGGGAATATTCTCCAAAACTTTGTCTCTCAAACTGCTGATGTTCAGGGAGCAGCAATGGTCACACCCGATGGTTTGCCTCTGGCGTCAAGCTTACCTGGAGGGATGGATGATGAACGGGTTTCAGCAATGTCTGCTGCTATGCTCTCTTTAGGAGAGCGTATTGGCAAAGAACTCGCCAGAGGTGACATCGATCGCATCTATGTGGAAGGAGACGAAGGCTTTAGTATTTTGACCAGTTGTGGTGAAGATGCGGTCTTTCTTGTCCTCGCCAGCAAGGCAGCGAAGCAAGGTGTTTTGATGTTAGAAATTAAACGTGCGCTTGCTGAATTAAAGCCAGTTCTGTCGTAA
- a CDS encoding ATP/GTP-binding protein, with the protein MKTMRLVVAGSVGAGKSTFVRTLSEIEVVDTDRIATDGTAVFKSQTTVALDFGRLVFGPKMDLHIYGTPGQARFDFMWDLLIQNAHCYILLVAANRPNDFNYAREIVSFISERVQIPMIIGLTHMDCPGALTPEEILSTLGYDIHDKNRPPMVNINPNDRTTVLEAMVVLMGLIVAQSDVKLSHTA; encoded by the coding sequence ATGAAAACCATGCGTTTAGTAGTCGCCGGGTCTGTAGGAGCTGGCAAGTCTACTTTTGTGCGAACGCTCAGTGAAATTGAAGTTGTAGATACAGACCGTATAGCTACGGACGGGACAGCAGTATTTAAGTCACAAACAACCGTTGCTTTAGACTTTGGCAGACTCGTGTTTGGCCCCAAGATGGATCTGCATATCTACGGCACTCCGGGTCAGGCTCGTTTTGATTTCATGTGGGATCTGTTAATTCAAAATGCTCACTGCTATATTCTCTTGGTAGCAGCCAATCGACCCAATGATTTCAACTATGCTCGTGAAATAGTCTCATTTATTAGCGAACGCGTACAAATCCCGATGATTATTGGTCTGACCCATATGGATTGTCCGGGCGCTCTGACTCCAGAGGAAATTCTCTCGACTCTGGGCTATGACATTCATGATAAAAATCGGCCCCCCATGGTGAATATTAATCCGAATGATCGCACAACCGTCCTCGAAGCGATGGTTGTGTTAATGGGTCTTATCGTTGCCCAGAGTGATGTGAAATTATCCCATACCGCCTAA
- a CDS encoding tetratricopeptide repeat protein encodes MVEHRPRYELHFHVSVQSAVVRDPNKVRQIFQGNLARFTSDPLHQLPADLPDFTGRQDELERAIALLTTTTPSGEVATDTPASPLAITAIIGVAGVGKSALAIHVAHQLKQDFPDAQLYVNLRGSESQPLDPLDVLAGFLRAWGIDDLSMPDNLTERSQLYCSFLAGKRVLVVLDNAHDSPQIRHLLPDSSSCAVLVTSRKRLTALEEVAPLELGLLPEPEALELFQKLVGIERVQAEPEAAQQLIYLCGLSPLGIRITGGTLRNQPQLQLENYVIELTQEQQRIAQLSLNHQDVRSSFGASFKQLDEISTRLFRLLGLLTGQNFAPTVAAALLELEPVTAEQFVKYLVDLQLLEPASEGRYFLHDLMRLFAKEQLASEEPAEARQAARLRAARCYLEASEIVNLALKPETRPLLAQVLIDGKHQSLEAAEQNWFLAAINWFQLERMNLLASIEWAYQAQAWDIVVSLTSYLVNFFNIYADHADWERTHLLALEASAKLGDPQGEAQTLTNLGNVYALQNAWEKARESYEQSLVIFGELGDRLGMAKTMGNLANVYCQQDNWENASECYEQSRVIFSELGELYGEAQTLANMGIFHLKQGHEAEAGVLWQEALTKLPPNLPKSKRVAEWLELIQKPNSVSEMSEGSTQSTGKTGVKPWSPLDLARNALQWFRRSEG; translated from the coding sequence ATGGTTGAGCATAGACCAAGGTATGAACTGCACTTTCACGTCAGTGTACAAAGTGCTGTCGTTCGTGACCCTAACAAAGTTAGACAAATTTTTCAGGGAAACTTAGCCCGCTTTACCTCCGATCCTCTGCATCAGCTACCAGCCGATCTGCCTGATTTTACAGGTCGCCAGGACGAACTAGAGCGTGCGATTGCTTTGCTCACCACAACAACGCCCAGTGGAGAGGTAGCCACGGACACGCCCGCGTCCCCCTTGGCGATTACAGCGATTATCGGCGTGGCAGGCGTCGGTAAATCCGCTCTGGCGATTCATGTTGCCCATCAGTTGAAACAGGATTTCCCGGACGCTCAACTTTATGTCAACCTGCGCGGAAGCGAAAGCCAACCCCTCGATCCCTTGGACGTGTTAGCTGGCTTCCTCCGCGCTTGGGGTATCGATGACCTATCCATGCCTGACAATCTGACTGAGCGTTCGCAGCTCTACTGTTCCTTTCTGGCAGGCAAACGGGTTTTGGTTGTATTAGACAATGCCCACGACTCGCCTCAGATTCGCCATTTGCTACCGGATAGTTCTTCTTGTGCGGTTCTGGTTACCAGCCGCAAACGCCTTACCGCACTGGAGGAAGTGGCTCCACTCGAACTCGGTCTACTCCCAGAACCAGAAGCTCTAGAACTGTTCCAGAAATTGGTTGGGATAGAACGAGTGCAGGCTGAACCCGAAGCTGCCCAACAGCTCATCTACCTTTGTGGTCTGTCTCCCCTAGGGATTCGGATTACAGGTGGCACGCTGAGAAATCAGCCTCAGTTGCAATTAGAAAACTATGTGATTGAACTCACTCAGGAGCAACAACGCATTGCTCAACTGAGCTTAAATCATCAAGATGTGCGCTCCAGCTTTGGGGCTAGCTTCAAGCAGTTGGATGAAATCTCTACTCGTCTCTTCCGTTTGCTGGGATTACTCACAGGACAAAACTTTGCGCCAACGGTAGCCGCTGCGCTGCTAGAACTGGAGCCAGTAACCGCCGAGCAGTTTGTCAAATATCTCGTTGATTTGCAACTGTTGGAGCCAGCCAGTGAAGGACGCTACTTTCTCCACGATTTGATGCGCCTGTTCGCTAAAGAGCAATTAGCGAGCGAAGAGCCTGCGGAGGCGCGTCAGGCGGCTCGTCTTAGAGCCGCTCGTTGCTATCTAGAAGCTTCTGAGATTGTCAACTTGGCTCTCAAGCCGGAGACTCGTCCTCTTTTAGCCCAAGTCTTGATAGACGGCAAACACCAATCCCTAGAAGCCGCAGAGCAAAATTGGTTTTTAGCTGCCATAAACTGGTTTCAGCTAGAGCGGATGAACCTATTAGCGTCGATTGAATGGGCTTACCAGGCCCAGGCATGGGATATTGTCGTCTCACTGACGAGCTACTTAGTTAACTTTTTTAATATTTATGCCGATCATGCCGATTGGGAACGCACTCACTTGTTGGCATTGGAAGCTAGCGCCAAATTAGGCGACCCCCAAGGAGAAGCTCAGACCTTGACTAACCTGGGCAACGTTTACGCTTTGCAAAATGCCTGGGAGAAGGCTCGCGAAAGCTATGAGCAAAGCCTAGTCATCTTTGGTGAGTTAGGAGACCGCCTGGGAATGGCGAAGACTATGGGTAACCTGGCTAATGTCTACTGCCAGCAGGATAACTGGGAAAACGCGAGTGAATGTTATGAGCAGAGTCGAGTGATCTTCAGTGAGTTGGGAGAGCTATACGGAGAAGCTCAAACTTTAGCCAATATGGGAATCTTCCATCTTAAACAAGGCCATGAGGCGGAAGCAGGCGTGTTATGGCAAGAAGCTCTCACCAAACTGCCCCCCAATTTACCCAAGTCTAAACGGGTAGCTGAGTGGCTTGAGTTAATCCAGAAGCCAAATTCCGTGAGTGAAATGAGCGAGGGTAGTACACAATCGACTGGGAAAACGGGTGTGAAGCCCTGGAGTCCGTTAGACTTAGCTCGGAATGCCTTGCAGTGGTTTCGCCGAAGTGAGGGGTAA
- a CDS encoding saccharopine dehydrogenase NADP-binding domain-containing protein: MTDQQVLILGGQGRIGRSVAHDLVANTQAKITVTGRTLKSEGAVQPQESPQVEFLALDLADHEGLEKAIASHQLVIHCAGPFLYRDTRVLKACIEQGVNYLDVSDSRSFTRKALALGDAAKAAGVTAIINTGIFPGISNSMVRHDVEQLDEAEQIHLSYVVAGSGGAGVTVMRTTFLGLQEPFEAWIDHQWQSVKPYSARETVQFPEPYGKAGVYWFDMPEAFTLVDSFPVKTVITKFGSIPDFYNHLTWIAAHIFPPSWLKNPGGIEFLSHVSHRMTSVSDRFSGIGVAIRSEVRGQKDGKPTLIGSTLVHENTAVAAGAGTGSIAELMLANQLNKSGVWPVEQALPTELFKQTLQSRGLKLNVESTVTPAPVTE; encoded by the coding sequence ATGACAGACCAGCAGGTTTTAATTCTGGGAGGACAAGGGAGAATCGGCAGGAGTGTAGCGCACGACCTTGTTGCGAATACTCAGGCCAAGATTACTGTAACGGGACGGACGCTGAAATCTGAAGGCGCTGTGCAGCCGCAGGAGTCGCCGCAAGTAGAGTTTTTGGCCTTGGATTTAGCAGATCATGAAGGGTTAGAAAAAGCGATCGCTTCTCATCAGCTTGTGATTCATTGTGCAGGTCCGTTTCTCTACCGGGACACTCGTGTCCTAAAAGCTTGCATCGAACAGGGTGTAAACTATTTAGATGTCAGTGACAGCCGCTCCTTCACTCGTAAAGCGCTAGCCTTAGGGGATGCCGCTAAGGCAGCGGGCGTTACTGCTATTATTAACACTGGCATCTTTCCCGGCATCTCCAATAGCATGGTGCGTCACGATGTCGAACAGCTCGATGAGGCGGAACAAATTCACCTCAGTTATGTAGTAGCAGGTTCCGGTGGTGCTGGGGTTACGGTCATGCGGACGACATTTCTGGGTTTACAAGAACCGTTTGAAGCATGGATTGATCACCAATGGCAATCGGTGAAACCTTATAGCGCTCGCGAAACGGTTCAATTCCCGGAACCCTATGGGAAAGCCGGTGTCTACTGGTTTGATATGCCAGAAGCTTTTACACTCGTTGACTCCTTTCCTGTAAAAACGGTTATTACCAAGTTTGGCTCTATTCCCGATTTTTACAATCATCTCACTTGGATTGCAGCTCACATTTTTCCGCCCTCCTGGCTCAAAAATCCAGGGGGTATTGAGTTTTTATCTCATGTCAGCCACCGCATGACTTCTGTCAGCGATCGCTTCAGTGGCATTGGTGTCGCCATTCGCTCTGAAGTTCGGGGTCAAAAAGATGGTAAACCTACCCTGATCGGCTCAACTTTGGTGCATGAAAATACAGCAGTGGCGGCTGGTGCGGGGACTGGCAGCATTGCCGAACTTATGCTTGCCAATCAACTGAATAAATCAGGCGTTTGGCCTGTTGAACAGGCTCTCCCGACTGAATTGTTTAAACAAACACTTCAAAGTCGAGGTCTCAAGCTTAATGTTGAGAGTACAGTAACACCTGCTCCTGTGACCGAATAA
- a CDS encoding ABC exporter membrane fusion protein: MQLTNQENLSKGVKPKFQQTTILAVIAALAAGGTLIYGLKTFQSTQKSSLPPPAATVPEITQVTALGRLEPRGEVIQLSAPTSVEGSRVAQVLVKQGEKVRSGQVVAILDSRDRLLASLAQAQEQVGVAQAKLAQVKAGAKSGEINAQKAAIARLEAEQQGDTTAQQATVARLEAELRHAQTEFQRYQSLYQAGAISASNRDSKRLVLDTVQQQLNEAKANLNRVQQAKREQLKEAQATLTQIAEVRPVDVQAAQAEVNNAIAAVKRAQADLELAYVKAPIDGQILKIHTSPGEVVKTDGIADLGQTDQMYVVAEVYESDVGKVHLGQHAHITSSSFSSELPGTVDEVGLQVGKKDVLNTDPVADIDSRVVEVKIRLDDSATQKVAGLTNSQVKVAITLNKSQTNGGTR; this comes from the coding sequence ATGCAACTCACCAATCAAGAAAACCTCTCGAAGGGTGTAAAGCCGAAATTTCAACAGACAACAATTTTAGCGGTGATCGCTGCTCTAGCTGCTGGCGGAACTCTGATCTACGGTTTAAAGACATTTCAATCCACTCAGAAAAGTTCCTTACCCCCTCCCGCCGCTACTGTTCCGGAAATCACCCAAGTTACGGCTTTGGGACGTTTAGAGCCTCGTGGAGAGGTGATTCAACTGTCTGCACCCACTTCAGTCGAAGGGAGTCGAGTTGCTCAAGTGCTGGTGAAACAAGGAGAAAAAGTCCGTTCTGGGCAGGTTGTGGCGATTCTGGATTCGCGCGATCGCCTCCTGGCTTCCTTAGCACAAGCCCAAGAACAGGTTGGTGTTGCCCAAGCGAAACTCGCTCAAGTGAAAGCCGGGGCAAAATCTGGAGAAATTAATGCTCAAAAAGCCGCGATCGCTCGTTTAGAAGCAGAACAGCAGGGAGACACAACGGCTCAACAAGCCACCGTTGCCCGCTTAGAAGCCGAGTTACGCCATGCCCAAACCGAATTTCAACGCTATCAATCCTTATACCAAGCCGGTGCAATTTCTGCCTCGAACCGCGATAGTAAGCGCCTCGTTTTAGACACCGTTCAACAGCAACTTAACGAAGCCAAAGCCAACCTAAATCGAGTCCAACAAGCGAAGCGAGAGCAATTAAAGGAAGCGCAAGCCACCTTGACACAGATTGCCGAAGTGCGTCCGGTGGACGTGCAAGCCGCGCAAGCCGAGGTGAATAATGCGATCGCCGCCGTTAAACGCGCACAAGCTGACCTTGAGCTCGCTTATGTCAAAGCGCCTATAGACGGTCAAATTCTCAAAATTCACACCTCGCCTGGGGAAGTCGTCAAAACAGACGGAATTGCCGATTTGGGGCAAACCGACCAAATGTACGTCGTTGCAGAAGTTTATGAAAGCGATGTGGGTAAAGTGCATCTGGGTCAACACGCCCACATTACCAGCAGTTCATTTAGCAGTGAATTGCCGGGAACAGTAGACGAGGTTGGTTTGCAAGTTGGCAAAAAAGATGTCCTCAATACCGACCCCGTTGCAGACATCGATTCTAGAGTGGTTGAGGTGAAAATCCGTCTCGATGACAGCGCAACGCAAAAAGTTGCTGGTTTAACCAACTCACAAGTCAAGGTGGCGATCACACTCAACAAATCACAAACCAATGGGGGTACTCGCTGA
- the devC gene encoding ABC transporter permease DevC, with protein sequence MFNRKIPLSWLQLTREKPRLMVALAGIAFADILMFMQLGFQAALYDSTTRLHQSIRADLVLISPQGRNLMNMATFPRRRLYQSMSLTGVKSADALYLNIADWKNPQTRHKTGILVVGFDPNQSVFDLPGVNENLNTIKLPDAVLFDRSSRGDYKATIAQVVQGKSVSTEVGDRQINISGLFSIGASFGADGSLITSDLNFLRIFPRRNPESVSVGLISLQPGTDPRLTADALQAKLPEDVKVLTKPEFMEFEKNYWQTNTAIGFIFTLGTMMGFIVGVIIVYQILYTDVADHMAEYATLKAMGYKNFYLLSVVFQEALILSLLGYLPGISLSVGLYALTRNATNLPLFMATLRALQVLIMTMVMCAISGAIAMRKLHSADPADIF encoded by the coding sequence ATGTTCAACCGCAAAATTCCCCTATCCTGGCTCCAGCTTACTCGCGAAAAACCCCGCCTCATGGTGGCGCTGGCGGGAATTGCCTTTGCGGATATTCTCATGTTTATGCAATTGGGTTTCCAAGCGGCGCTTTACGACAGCACCACCCGATTACATCAGAGTATACGCGCTGACTTGGTATTAATTAGCCCCCAAGGTCGCAACCTGATGAATATGGCAACCTTTCCTCGCCGCCGCCTCTACCAATCCATGAGCTTAACGGGGGTAAAATCGGCAGATGCCCTATACCTCAACATCGCAGATTGGAAAAATCCCCAAACTCGTCACAAAACCGGGATTTTAGTCGTGGGTTTTGACCCCAACCAATCGGTATTTGATTTACCGGGAGTCAACGAAAATCTGAATACGATCAAACTCCCTGATGCGGTGTTATTTGACCGCTCATCCAGAGGAGATTATAAGGCAACAATCGCCCAAGTGGTTCAAGGCAAATCCGTCAGCACAGAAGTCGGCGATCGCCAAATTAACATCAGTGGCTTATTTAGTATTGGCGCTTCCTTTGGTGCAGATGGCAGCTTAATAACCAGTGACCTAAATTTTCTCCGAATATTTCCCCGACGTAATCCAGAAAGTGTCAGCGTGGGCTTAATTAGCTTGCAACCGGGTACCGACCCCCGCCTCACAGCAGACGCCTTGCAAGCCAAACTCCCTGAGGATGTCAAAGTTCTCACTAAGCCAGAATTTATGGAATTTGAAAAGAATTACTGGCAGACGAATACAGCGATCGGCTTTATTTTCACCCTAGGGACAATGATGGGATTTATCGTCGGCGTGATTATTGTCTACCAAATCCTGTACACCGATGTTGCCGACCACATGGCTGAATATGCCACCCTCAAAGCAATGGGCTACAAAAACTTCTACCTGCTCAGTGTCGTGTTTCAAGAAGCTCTAATTTTGTCACTTCTCGGCTATCTCCCTGGAATTTCTCTATCAGTTGGGCTGTATGCCCTAACCCGCAATGCCACCAATCTCCCCCTATTTATGGCTACTCTCAGAGCCTTACAAGTACTCATTATGACAATGGTCATGTGTGCAATTTCCGGAGCGATCGCCATGCGTAAACTACACTCAGCAGACCCCGCCGACATCTTCTAG
- a CDS encoding protoglobin domain-containing protein, protein MSLDSHTFMTTMEKRVNFTSEDKALLKSHAEWGKAIAPAMADHFYEYLSRDPEMNAIMNAKEGRIHRLRETFIPWFYEMFTGMDDWGNAYADRRWRIGLVHVQIGIGPQHVVPAMATVVNEVGKQLKADGKPEELREALGRICMIDLAFIEQAYVEVSSAAVLKETGWTEGLFRRLISTGASSM, encoded by the coding sequence ATGAGCTTAGATTCCCATACCTTCATGACCACCATGGAAAAACGTGTGAATTTTACAAGTGAAGACAAAGCACTTCTAAAATCTCATGCTGAATGGGGAAAAGCGATTGCACCTGCAATGGCAGATCATTTCTATGAATACTTAAGCCGCGATCCAGAAATGAATGCCATTATGAATGCAAAAGAAGGGCGTATTCATCGCTTGCGTGAAACCTTTATCCCCTGGTTTTATGAAATGTTTACGGGTATGGATGATTGGGGAAATGCCTATGCTGATCGTCGTTGGCGGATTGGCCTGGTGCATGTGCAAATTGGAATTGGCCCCCAACATGTTGTACCCGCCATGGCGACTGTAGTGAATGAAGTTGGCAAACAACTGAAGGCGGATGGCAAGCCTGAAGAATTACGGGAGGCTTTAGGGCGAATTTGCATGATTGATTTAGCCTTCATTGAGCAAGCTTACGTAGAAGTTAGTTCAGCTGCGGTACTCAAAGAAACTGGCTGGACAGAAGGTCTCTTCAGACGTTTGATCTCAACAGGTGCGAGTTCAATGTAA